Proteins co-encoded in one Candida albicans SC5314 chromosome 3, complete sequence genomic window:
- a CDS encoding NEDD8 ligase (Ortholog(s) have NEDD8 transferase activity, cullin family protein binding, protein binding, bridging, ubiquitin binding, ubiquitin conjugating enzyme binding activity), which produces MSSKTQLRQQFCELTGTSNTTATKYLESVRYDLARAIDNYYNKHPNKAQVTKKPVKVKIDDRLIQIFDKYKDSEDPNKIDIEGTLTYLGDLGISPDQIESLSLALLLKSPKTGVFTRENFLHIWQYYQCFDIGAMSEFITRFNKDLVNNIGGFKDISTVSDDENKSVPLKFQDLYNFTFKFSLETESQKFLDLDTAIEYWKLLLPIITETYSKDNKLDEEFKNHVNERVEQWFKFLTDTEYMTKKSISYDSWSMFYLFFKEIVLIDPIKFKDYDEMAAWPSVVDEFLEYLHDFELL; this is translated from the exons ATG TCAAGTAAAACTCAATTAAGACAACAGTTTTGTGAATTAACTGGTACTTCTAATACCACTGCCACAAAATATCTAGAGAGTGTCAGATATGATTTAGCAAGAGCTATAGACAACTATTATAACAAGCATCCTAACAAAGCCCAAGTAACGAAAAAACCGGTCAAAGTTAAAATAGATGATCgtttaattcaaatttttgacAAATACAAAGACAGTGAAGATCCAAATAAAATAGATATTGAAGGGACATTAACGTATTTGGGAGATTTGGGTATTTCACCTGACCAAATTGAATCCTTATCATTagcattattattaaaatcacCAAAGACAGGAGTTTTCACTCGAGAGAATTTTTTACATATTTGGCAATATTACCAATGTTTTGATATAGGAGCAATGAGTGAATTTATAACCCGATTCAATAAGGATTTGGTGAATAATATTGGTGGATTCAAAGATATCTCTACTGTATCTGATGATGAGAACAAACTGGTTCCtttaaaatttcaagatttGTACAATTTTACATTCAAGTTTTCATTGGAGACAGAGAGTCAGAAATTTTTGGATTTAGATACAGCTATTGAATATTGGAAGTTATTATTGCCAATAATCACCGAGACTTATAGTAAGGACAATAAActtgatgaagaatttaaaaatcACGTGAATGAAAGAGTTGAACAATGGTTTAAGTTTTTGACAGATACTGAATATATGACCAAGAAATCTATTAGCTATGACAGTTGGTCAatgttttatttgtttttcaaggaaattgttttaattgatcctataaaattcaaagatTATGACGAAATGGCGGCATGGCCAAGTGTAGTTGATGAGTTTCTTGAATATCTAcatgattttgaattgttatga
- the TRY6 gene encoding Try6p (Helix-loop-helix transcription factor; regulator of yeast form adherence; required for yeast cell adherence to silicone substrate; Spider and F-12/CO2 biofilm induced; repressed by alpha pheromone in SpiderM medium) produces MSLPSPPVLKTTIIQLNKELDPEDDNNNYEILTNDYNNYGSSNTSDAGSIPTSPIIEVSGTTKSGSGLPNKKKRRRSTANIDSEELAKRKNETKQLHSIIEKRRRIKINREFEALKYLIPACRNCNTGSSGGSATPTSSTKKASTNSNNNGNKIDGMYKLTILKSSVEYILYLHHIIQKQHQLLSSISAKDTNGGILAEKLKAFEDFDIDFAKVPLNVNQYRNIDKDFNFKDLMQDLDGRSVNTESPETIIEENEPVSETSSTNNTTTLHYSNSSVLPSRTSSIVSSRQSSSLPTPELTPILSILNKYSTSNNQLNNRKNSNPISPQTVCIKSQNPSPFTMPMKSSLSTSIVNSPSSSSSLSGSKSYMAGNNAVNTVKFSLPDPVVNPNSTLNDNIPRKGLISGIPEEEEEEKINKGSANTETVNSGSASSDENNDNDRGVLLKLTDQDVSKTLLALRKSSIDSLLN; encoded by the coding sequence ATGAGTTTACCTTCACCACCAGTTTTGAAAACTACTATTATACAACTAAACAAAGAGTTGGATCCCGAAGAtgataacaacaactacgAAATATTAACCAatgattataataattatgGCAGCTCGAACACATCGGATGCCGGATCAATTCCTACGTCCCCCATAATAGAGGTTTCCGGCACCACCAAAAGCGGATCAGGTCTAccaaataagaaaaaaagacgAAGATCAACTGCAAATATCGATTCTGAAGAATTAGCAAAACgtaaaaatgaaactaaACAATTACATTCAATTATTGAGAAAAGACgaagaataaaaatcaatcgTGAATTTGAAGctttaaaatatttgatcCCGGCCTGTCGAAACTGTAATACTGGTTCCAGTGGTGGTTCTGCCACACCAACTTCGTCAACTAAAAAGGCTTCAACAAACAGTAATAACAATGGCAATAAGATTGATGGAATGTATAAACTCACAATTCTCAAATCTTCCgttgaatatattttatatttgcACCACATTATACAAAAGCAACACCAATTATTGTCACTGATTAGTGCAAAAGACACTAATGGAGGAATACTTgctgaaaaattgaaggCATTCGAggattttgatattgactTTGCAAAAGTTCCATTGAACGTTAACCAGTATcgaaatattgataaagattttaatttcaaagatTTAATGCAAGACCTAGATGGTAGATCAGTGAATACAGAATCACCAGAAACAATAATAGAAGAGAATGAACCTGTTTCTGAGACCAGTTCTACTAACAATACTACCACGTTGCATTATTCTAATTCTTCTGTATTACCTTCCAGAACATCAAGTATTGTTTCTAGTCGTCAATCACTGCTGTTACCAACACCTGAGTTGACTCCAATACTATCAATATTGAACAAGTATTCCACCAgcaataatcaattaaataatagaaaaaatTCCAATCCAATCTCACCACAAACTGTTTGTATCAAATCTCAAAACCCATCACCATTTACCATGCCAATGaaatcttcattatcaaccAGTATCGTTAATTCACCTTCATCGTCTTCCTCCTTAAGTGGTAGCAAAAGTTATATGGCTGGCAATAATGCGGTAAATACAGTAAAGTTTTCATTACCAGATCCTGTAGTCAATCCAAACTCAACTTTAAATGATAACATACCTAGAAAGGGACTCATAAGTGGAATAccagaagaagaggaagaggaaAAGATAAATAAAGGTCTGGCAAACACAGAAACTGTGAATTCAGGTAGTGCAAGCAGCGACGAAaacaatgataatgatagaGGAGTATTGCTCAAATTAACTGATCAAGACGTTTCCAAAACTTTACTTGCTTTGAGGAAATCAAGTATAGATAGCCTTTTGAATTAA
- the SLF1 gene encoding Slf1p (Putative polysome-associated RNA binding protein; macrophage-induced gene), producing the protein MSTFKRLLPAPPPSKNAWGVNQSIDGNDPSTITQHNDNRTNLSSRNSKEQKWKNNSYYRNIQFTNLTDKPPNLTEDIEMISNNMKFISFSQSPILPPTRDTGTTSVPFPTSISDYNYKLANMANTNDNHKYTHSGKYENVTEEDDREILISVGKNTKIKKPKFPKSTKIKGGTGWYKYRISGDSPKEIPAYTTNAINTYPIPFEILPFEAQPFDIIPSPHDSITTSIGSASSFPNSAPPMVFYPQFGIPVYQIPIFNEGHPSSSLPISPISPSLQSQQSHSSPIFPPPPSSSSQLQQLSSAITVKKENIKHQIEYYFSTENLCKDTYLRSLFNKSDGSIQLSQLLSFNRMRMLTNNGKYTNLVLESIEEIPILELLLDENDKNNDSVRLVNWKSWII; encoded by the coding sequence ATGTCAACGTTTAAGCGCTTATTACCCGCTCCACCCCCAAGTAAGAATGCATGGGGAgttaatcaatcaattgatggTAATGATCCCAGCACAATCACTCAACATAACGATAATAGAACCAATTTATCGTCAAGAAATTCAAAGGAacaaaaatggaaaaacaATTCATATTATAgaaatattcaattcacAAATTTGACTGATAAACCCCCAAATCTAACTGAAGACATCGAGATGATATCCAACAATATGAAATTCATTTCCTTTTCTCAATCCCCCATTTTGCCACCAACTAGAGATACAGGTACAACTTCTGTACCGTTCCCAACATCAATCTCAGATTATAACTATAAGCTCGCCAATATGGCTAACACTAATGATAATCACAAATACACCCATCTGGgaaaatatgaaaatgtGACAGAAGAAGACGACAGAGAGATCCTTATTAGCGTTGggaaaaatacaaaaatcaaaaaacccaaatttccaaaatcCACCAAGATTAAAGGTGGCACTGGATGGTATAAGTATAGGATCAGTGGTGACAGTCCCAAAGAAATACCGGCATATACCACAAACGCAATAAACACATACCCTATACCATTTGAAATTCTACCATTCGAGGCTCAACCATTTGACATTATCCCGTCTCCTCATGACTCGATCACCACCAGTATTGGCTCGGCTCTGTCATTTCCCAATTCTGCCCCACCAATGGTATTTTACCCGCAATTTGGAATCCCAGTTTACCAAATACCAATTTTTAATGAAGGACAtccatcttcatctttacCAATCTCACCAATTTCACCACTGCTACAGTCTCAACAATCACACTCATCACCAATATtcccaccaccaccatcatcatcgtctcaactacaacaactttCATCTGCAATTACTGttaaaaaggaaaatatTAAGCATCAGATTGAATACTACTTCTCAACTGAAAATCTCTGCAAAGATACTTATCTAAGATctttattcaataaatctGATGGTAGTATTCAGTTAAGTCAATTGTTGAGTTTCAACAGAATGAGAATGCTTACCAATAATGGGAAATACACAAACTTGGTTTTGGAATCCATTGAAGAAATACCAATCTTGGAATTATTGcttgatgaaaatgataaaaataatgatagtGTGCGACTTGTGAACTGGAAGAGTTGgattatttaa
- the SLU7 gene encoding mRNA splicing protein (Protein similar to S. cerevisiae RNA splicing factor, Slu7; induced by alpha pheromone in SpiderM medium): MPKYQPKNGELNPYIPRYILETPRYQQDIINKSPEQEDAQDQTTTAHDPLAHQRKTGEIIDNSIAQSGTGIKDEFKGTIRVEENESYDSKRDRWYGYSTEEWLTHLKNWNDKKQSRKHASAQDNDDSDDTDYELELIELELDKKDMKKNIKKDPMEKMLRDRQDIPAYIYNITSNPNNKIRIEYDPKSRLAKDSAKGFLNKRNQFVKKLTGDGDELMKLQKMAQELDNEHEKDRKLAKLKQEFYGEENPKTVPQTDLSLSLEASPTLMMLKSKQLQNEKLAKSIQSKQEVMEKYNASTESDEKESKKTGHLEDKLFLNHKYIYGSYYENGKWGYKCCKQFDKNSRCTATD, translated from the coding sequence ATGCCAAAGTATCAACCAAAAAACGGCGAGTTAAACCCATATATTCCTCGATATATATTAGAAACCCCAAGATATCAACAAGatatcatcaacaaatctCCTGAACAAGAAGATGCCCAAGaccaaacaacaacagcacATGATCCATTAGCACATCAACGGAAAACGGGAGAAATAATCGATAATAGTATAGCACAATCGGGGACAGGCattaaagatgaatttAAAGGTACAATAAGagtagaagaaaatgaaagtTATGATAGTAAACGAGATCGATGGTATGGGTATTCAACTGAAGAATGGCTAACgcatttgaaaaattggaatgACAAAAAGCAATCTCGAAAACATGCCTCAGCCcaagataatgatgattcaGATGATACTGATTATGAATtggaattaattgaattagaGTTGGATAAAAAAGatatgaagaaaaatatcaaaaaagatCCCATGGAGAAAATGCTTAGAGATAGACAAGATATACCAGcgtatatttataatatcaCTTCTAACCCtaacaataaaataagAATTGAATACGACCCTAAATCTAGATTAGCTAAAGACTCAGCAAAGGGGTTCTTAAATAAgagaaatcaatttgtgaaaaaattaaccggtgatggtgatgagTTGATGAAACTACAGAAAATGGCCCAAGAGCTTGATAATGAGCACGAAAAGGATCGGAAATTGgctaaattgaaacaagaaTTTTATGGTGAAGAAAATCCGAAAACCGTTCCACAAACTGATTTGAGTCTAAGTCTTGAAGCAAGTCCTACATTAATGATGTTGAAATCCAAACAATTGCAAAATGAAAAACTAGCAAAGTCGATACAAAGCAAACAAGAAGTTATGGAAAAATATAATGCCTCGACAGAATCGGATGAAAAAGAGCTGAAAAAAACGGGACACCTTGAagataaattgtttttaaatcacaaatatatttatggTAGTTATTATGAAAATGGTAAATGGGGATACAAATGTTGtaaacaatttgataaaaattcaCGCTGTACAGCAActgattga